A single window of Streptomyces xanthii DNA harbors:
- a CDS encoding asparaginase: MDTKNITLISTGGTIASRWQGTGYAADAGGDTVLASAAVPDGVEVRVLDLFNVNSSRMTTERQLTLLRTVREVLADPSVDGIVVTHGTDTLEESAFLLDLHHDDPRPVVFTGAQKPLGATDGDGPGNMYDALQVAASVRDLGVLVVFDGKVHAARGTVKTQTLAADAFSDPSADVPVGRLGFGRVDIRRTPQRPAPLAVPPVDTAIPRVDIVMHHSDADPALFEAAIAAGARGIVLVATGAGNATPEFVEAVGSAVRAGVLVAVSTRVPAGPLAEIYTGGGAVDLVAAGAVLSGVLRAGQTRVAVLSALLSEGAADVRGKLVRELLGVSEGAVAQAA, encoded by the coding sequence ATGGACACCAAGAACATCACCCTCATCAGCACCGGCGGCACGATCGCCAGCCGCTGGCAGGGCACCGGTTACGCCGCCGACGCGGGCGGCGACACCGTCCTGGCCAGCGCCGCCGTGCCCGACGGGGTCGAGGTGCGGGTGCTCGACCTGTTCAACGTGAACAGCTCGCGGATGACCACCGAGCGCCAGCTCACGCTGCTGCGCACGGTGCGGGAGGTCCTCGCCGACCCCTCGGTCGACGGCATCGTCGTCACGCACGGCACGGACACCCTGGAGGAGTCCGCGTTCCTGCTCGACCTGCACCACGACGACCCCCGCCCCGTCGTGTTCACCGGCGCGCAGAAGCCGCTCGGCGCGACGGACGGCGACGGCCCGGGGAACATGTACGACGCGCTCCAGGTGGCCGCCTCCGTACGCGACCTCGGCGTGCTCGTCGTCTTCGACGGCAAGGTGCACGCCGCGCGCGGCACCGTGAAGACGCAGACCCTCGCCGCGGACGCCTTCTCCGACCCGTCGGCCGACGTGCCGGTGGGCCGGCTCGGCTTCGGCCGGGTCGACATCCGGCGCACCCCGCAGCGGCCCGCGCCGCTGGCCGTGCCGCCCGTCGACACCGCGATACCGCGCGTCGACATCGTGATGCACCACAGCGACGCCGACCCGGCCCTGTTCGAAGCGGCGATCGCGGCGGGGGCGCGCGGGATCGTGCTCGTGGCGACCGGGGCGGGGAACGCGACGCCGGAGTTCGTCGAGGCGGTGGGCTCCGCCGTGCGGGCGGGTGTTCTCGTCGCCGTGTCCACGCGGGTGCCGGCCGGGCCGCTGGCCGAGATCTACACCGGGGGCGGGGCCGTGGATCTGGTGGCGGCCGGAGCGGTGCTCTCCGGAGTCCTCCGGGCCGGGCAGACCCGGGTGGCCGTGCTGTCGGCGCTGCTCTCCGAGGGGGCGGCGGATGTCCGGGGGAAGCTGGTGCGGGAGCTGCTCGGGGTGTCGGAGGGGGCCGTGGCCCAGGCGGCGTGA
- a CDS encoding NAD(+) synthase — protein MNFRSIYSQGFARVAACTGHAAIADPLANAEAVLRQARQCARDGVAVAVFPELGLTGYSIEDLLLQDPVLDDVEAALAEVVAGSADLMTVLAVGAPLRHRHRIYNCAVLIHRGRILGVVPKSYPPNYREFYERRQIAGGDDERGGTIRVGGAEAPFGTDLLFAAEDVPGLVLHAEVCEDMWVPVPPSAEAALAGATVLLNLSGSPITVGRAEDRGLLCRSASARCLAAYVYSAAGLGESTTDLSWDGQTMVYENGALLAETERFAQGDQFAVADVDLDLLMQERRRMGTFDDNRRTHAARTGDFRRVGFELAAPATDFGLRRRVERFPFVPADAERLAQDCYEAYNIQVSGLVQRLGSIGNPKVVIGVSGGLDSTHALIVAARAMDRMGRPRTDILAYTMPGFATSDHTKSNAHQLMESLGVTSAELDISDTARLMLKEMGHPFSEGEPVYDVTFENVQAGLRTDYLFRLANQRGGIVLGTGDLSELALGWCTYGVGDQMSHYNVNSGVPKTLIQHLIRWVVSSGQFGDEAGKTLTAILDTEISPELVPGEELQSTESKIGPYALHDFTLFHVLRYGFRPTKIAFLAWHAWRDKTAGAWPPGFPEEDHKEYDLAEIRHWLEYFCKRFFQFAQFKRSAMPNGPKVSAGGSLSPRGDWRAPSDGNARAWLRDLERWSPAEVESDGSPV, from the coding sequence GTGAACTTCCGGTCGATCTACTCCCAAGGTTTCGCCCGCGTCGCCGCCTGCACGGGGCACGCCGCGATCGCCGACCCGCTCGCCAACGCCGAGGCGGTCCTGCGCCAGGCGCGGCAGTGCGCGCGGGACGGTGTCGCGGTCGCCGTCTTCCCCGAGCTGGGCCTGACGGGCTACTCGATCGAGGACCTGCTGCTGCAGGACCCGGTCCTGGACGATGTCGAGGCCGCGCTCGCCGAGGTCGTGGCGGGCTCCGCGGACCTGATGACGGTGCTCGCGGTGGGCGCCCCGCTGCGCCACCGGCACCGGATCTACAACTGCGCGGTCCTGATCCACCGCGGCCGGATCCTCGGTGTGGTCCCGAAGTCGTACCCGCCGAACTACCGGGAGTTCTACGAGCGCCGCCAGATCGCGGGCGGCGACGACGAGCGGGGCGGCACGATCCGGGTCGGCGGCGCGGAGGCCCCGTTCGGCACGGACCTGCTGTTCGCGGCCGAGGACGTGCCGGGGCTCGTGCTGCACGCCGAGGTGTGCGAGGACATGTGGGTGCCGGTGCCGCCGAGCGCCGAGGCCGCGCTCGCCGGGGCGACGGTGCTGCTGAACCTGTCGGGCAGCCCGATCACGGTGGGCCGCGCCGAGGACCGCGGGCTGCTGTGCCGCTCGGCGTCGGCGCGCTGCCTGGCCGCGTACGTGTACTCGGCGGCGGGCCTCGGGGAGTCGACCACGGATCTGTCGTGGGACGGCCAGACGATGGTCTACGAGAACGGCGCGCTGCTCGCCGAGACGGAACGCTTCGCGCAGGGCGACCAGTTCGCGGTGGCGGACGTCGACCTGGACCTGCTGATGCAGGAGCGGCGCCGGATGGGCACGTTCGACGACAACCGCCGTACGCACGCGGCCCGCACCGGCGACTTCCGCCGGGTCGGCTTCGAGCTGGCGGCGCCGGCGACGGACTTCGGTCTGCGGCGCCGTGTGGAGCGTTTCCCGTTCGTGCCGGCGGACGCGGAGCGGCTCGCGCAGGACTGCTACGAGGCGTACAACATCCAGGTGTCGGGGCTGGTGCAGCGGCTCGGTTCGATCGGGAACCCGAAGGTCGTGATCGGGGTGTCGGGCGGTCTGGACTCGACGCACGCGCTGATCGTGGCGGCCCGCGCGATGGACCGCATGGGCCGGCCGCGCACCGACATCCTGGCGTACACGATGCCGGGCTTCGCGACGAGCGACCACACGAAGTCGAACGCGCACCAGCTGATGGAGTCCCTCGGGGTGACCTCGGCGGAGCTGGACATCTCGGACACGGCGCGGCTGATGCTGAAGGAGATGGGCCACCCGTTCTCGGAGGGCGAGCCGGTCTACGACGTCACGTTCGAGAACGTGCAGGCGGGTCTGCGCACCGACTACCTGTTCCGGCTGGCGAACCAGCGCGGCGGCATCGTGCTCGGCACCGGTGACCTGTCCGAGCTGGCGCTCGGCTGGTGCACGTACGGCGTCGGCGACCAGATGAGCCACTACAACGTGAACTCGGGTGTGCCGAAGACGCTGATCCAGCACCTGATCCGGTGGGTGGTGAGCAGCGGGCAGTTCGGTGACGAGGCCGGCAAGACGCTCACGGCGATCCTGGACACGGAGATCAGCCCCGAGCTGGTGCCCGGCGAGGAGCTCCAGTCGACGGAGTCGAAGATCGGCCCGTACGCGCTGCACGACTTCACGCTGTTCCACGTGCTGCGGTACGGGTTCCGGCCGACGAAGATCGCGTTCCTGGCGTGGCACGCGTGGCGGGACAAGACGGCCGGTGCCTGGCCGCCCGGCTTCCCGGAGGAGGACCACAAGGAGTACGACCTCGCGGAGATCCGGCACTGGCTGGAGTACTTCTGCAAGCGCTTCTTCCAGTTCGCCCAGTTCAAGCGGTCCGCGATGCCGAACGGGCCGAAGGTGTCGGCGGGCGGTTCGCTCTCCCCGCGCGGCGACTGGCGGGCTCCGTCGGACGGGAACGCGCGGGCGTGGCTGCGGGATCTGGAGCGCTGGTCGCCGGCCGAGGTGGAGTCCGACGGGTCACCGGTCTAG
- a CDS encoding radical SAM protein, with product MADKAESRTALVEDLMERFPHVPKEAVFKEDLLRGGVAFDPSALSDNEGGEVKPKSYFIFSFDHGTLPELGEAALRRPPEEIVLTGGPYGLRRTVVSVRVNPSSPYRVAANEDGMLGLYLDGKRIADVGVPPMPEYYRHKLSNGKSVMEVAPTIQWGYLIYLTAFRVCQYFGAKEECQYCDINHNWRQHKAAGRPYTGVKDVDEVLEALSIIDQYDTAKSSTAYTLTGGAITSKVQGLDEADFYGRYAKAIEEHFPGRWIGKVVAQALPKDDVQRFKDYGIQIYHPNYEVWDEYLFKMYCPGKERYVGRDEWHKRILDSADIFGARNVIPNFVAGVEMAEPFGFKTVDEAITSTTEGLRFFMSQGITPRFTTWCPEPTTPLGKANPAGAPLEYHIRLLDAYRSTMDEFGLSSPPGYGPAGAGRAVFSVSSFMDSLAPNTESVEI from the coding sequence ATGGCCGACAAGGCGGAGAGCCGCACGGCACTGGTCGAGGACCTGATGGAGCGCTTCCCGCACGTTCCGAAGGAGGCGGTCTTCAAGGAGGACCTGCTCCGCGGCGGCGTCGCGTTCGACCCGTCGGCGCTCAGCGACAACGAGGGCGGCGAGGTCAAGCCCAAGTCGTACTTCATCTTCTCGTTCGACCACGGCACGCTCCCGGAGCTCGGCGAGGCCGCCCTGCGCCGCCCGCCGGAGGAGATCGTCCTCACCGGCGGCCCCTACGGCCTGCGCCGCACGGTCGTCTCGGTCCGCGTGAACCCGTCCTCCCCGTACCGCGTCGCGGCCAACGAGGACGGCATGCTCGGCCTCTACCTCGACGGCAAGCGCATCGCCGACGTGGGCGTCCCCCCGATGCCGGAGTACTACCGCCACAAGCTCTCGAACGGGAAGTCGGTCATGGAGGTGGCCCCGACCATCCAGTGGGGCTACCTGATCTACCTGACCGCCTTCCGCGTCTGCCAGTACTTCGGCGCCAAGGAGGAGTGCCAGTACTGCGACATCAACCACAACTGGCGCCAGCACAAGGCGGCCGGCCGCCCGTACACGGGCGTGAAGGACGTCGACGAGGTGCTGGAGGCGCTCTCGATCATCGACCAGTACGACACCGCGAAGTCCTCCACCGCGTACACCCTCACCGGCGGCGCGATCACGTCCAAGGTGCAGGGCCTGGACGAGGCGGACTTCTACGGGCGCTACGCGAAGGCCATCGAGGAGCACTTCCCGGGCCGCTGGATCGGCAAGGTCGTCGCCCAGGCGCTGCCGAAGGACGACGTCCAGCGCTTCAAGGACTACGGCATCCAGATCTACCACCCCAACTACGAGGTGTGGGACGAGTACCTGTTCAAGATGTACTGCCCGGGCAAGGAGCGGTACGTCGGCCGCGACGAGTGGCACAAGCGGATCCTCGACTCGGCCGACATCTTCGGCGCGCGCAACGTGATCCCGAACTTCGTGGCCGGCGTCGAGATGGCCGAGCCCTTCGGCTTCAAGACGGTCGACGAGGCCATCACCTCCACGACCGAGGGGCTGCGCTTCTTCATGTCGCAGGGCATCACCCCGCGCTTCACGACCTGGTGCCCCGAGCCGACGACCCCGCTCGGCAAGGCGAACCCCGCGGGGGCGCCGCTGGAGTACCACATCCGGCTGCTCGACGCGTACCGCTCCACGATGGACGAGTTCGGTCTCTCGTCCCCGCCCGGTTACGGCCCCGCCGGCGCCGGCCGCGCGGTCTTCTCCGTGAGCTCCTTCATGGACAGCCTCGCCCCGAACACGGAGTCGGTCGAGATCTGA
- a CDS encoding pyridoxamine 5'-phosphate oxidase family protein translates to MTHTEPSRTQPQSQAEAGPRTLIPTDRTRLRRMKEKARFERSELEAILDAGFVCHLGVMVDGVPMVVPTVYGRDDDHLYFHGSVASRSLAADPDATICVTVTHVDALVLARSVFEHSVNYRCAMIYGTPRKVTDEAEKAEGLRILTEHTAPGQWDYARRPSRKELAATTLLALPLDEASVKISDGPPDDGDSPDAELGLWAGVLPLSSRWGAPTADPALPVGIAAPAHITARAGTRQG, encoded by the coding sequence ATGACCCACACGGAACCATCACGCACCCAGCCCCAAAGTCAGGCCGAGGCCGGCCCCCGCACCCTGATCCCCACCGACCGCACCCGCCTGCGCCGCATGAAGGAGAAGGCCCGCTTCGAGCGCTCGGAGCTCGAGGCGATCCTCGACGCCGGTTTCGTCTGCCACCTCGGTGTCATGGTCGACGGCGTCCCCATGGTCGTACCGACCGTCTACGGACGGGACGACGACCACCTCTATTTCCACGGCTCCGTCGCCAGCCGCAGCCTCGCCGCCGACCCGGACGCGACGATATGCGTCACCGTCACCCACGTCGACGCCCTCGTCCTGGCCCGCTCCGTGTTCGAGCACAGCGTCAACTACCGCTGCGCGATGATCTACGGCACCCCGCGCAAGGTCACCGACGAGGCCGAGAAGGCCGAGGGCCTGCGCATCCTCACCGAGCACACGGCCCCGGGCCAGTGGGACTACGCCCGCCGCCCCAGCCGCAAGGAACTCGCCGCCACCACCCTCCTCGCCCTTCCCCTGGACGAGGCCTCCGTCAAGATCAGCGACGGCCCTCCGGACGACGGCGACTCGCCCGACGCCGAGCTCGGCCTGTGGGCCGGGGTCCTGCCCCTGAGCTCCCGCTGGGGCGCCCCCACCGCGGATCCGGCCCTCCCCGTGGGCATCGCGGCGCCGGCCCACATCACGGCCCGAGCGGGGACCCGCCAGGGCTGA
- a CDS encoding SAM-dependent methyltransferase, translating into MTDATAPRTDAEAWQQVRERIDTTRPHPARVYDALVGGKNHYAVDRAAATKALGHNPRGYLDVRHNRDFMRRAVLHLTRDHGLRQFLDIGTGLPTRPNVHEIAQGVDPSARVVYVDHDPVVLAHARALLSGGPEGRTAYLDADLRDPAAILKGARDTLEWDRPVALGLAAVLHFVPEPEASAITAELTAALPSGSAVFLSHLTADLNPDTILPGLKATGMPFTLRSRAEVLRFLTDNGLEPVEPGVVPVHHWHPDGTWRHTELEPAEEAALDPLERAARRGIGDVRDEDINIYGVVALKP; encoded by the coding sequence ATGACTGACGCCACAGCACCCCGTACCGATGCCGAGGCATGGCAGCAGGTGCGCGAGCGGATCGACACCACGCGCCCTCACCCGGCCCGCGTCTACGACGCCCTCGTCGGCGGCAAGAACCACTACGCGGTCGACCGGGCGGCGGCGACCAAGGCCCTGGGTCACAATCCGCGCGGCTACCTCGACGTGCGGCACAACCGGGACTTCATGCGGCGGGCGGTGCTGCACCTGACGCGGGATCACGGGCTGCGCCAGTTCCTCGACATCGGCACGGGACTGCCGACCCGGCCGAACGTCCACGAGATCGCCCAGGGCGTCGACCCGTCCGCCCGGGTCGTCTACGTGGATCACGACCCGGTGGTGCTGGCGCACGCGCGAGCCCTGCTGTCCGGCGGGCCCGAGGGCCGGACCGCCTATCTCGACGCGGACCTGCGCGACCCGGCCGCGATCCTGAAGGGCGCCCGCGACACCCTGGAATGGGACCGGCCCGTGGCGCTGGGGCTGGCGGCGGTGCTGCACTTCGTCCCCGAGCCCGAGGCGTCCGCGATCACGGCCGAGCTCACGGCGGCCCTGCCGTCGGGCAGCGCGGTGTTCCTCAGCCATCTGACGGCCGACCTCAACCCGGACACGATCCTGCCGGGCCTGAAGGCGACGGGCATGCCCTTCACGCTGCGTTCGCGCGCCGAGGTGCTGCGCTTCCTCACGGACAACGGCCTGGAGCCCGTCGAGCCGGGTGTCGTCCCCGTGCACCACTGGCACCCGGACGGCACCTGGCGGCACACCGAGCTGGAGCCGGCCGAGGAGGCGGCGCTGGACCCGCTGGAGCGGGCGGCACGGCGCGGCATCGGTGACGTCCGGGACGAGGACATCAACATCTACGGGGTCGTGGCGCTCAAACCCTGA
- the mmuM gene encoding homocysteine S-methyltransferase produces the protein MIRSTAFTEALAAGPLVLDGGMSNQLEAAGHDLSDELWSARLLAEDPAAIVAAHRAYYAAGADVAITASYQATFEGFARRGVGRERAGELIASSVRLAREAADAEPRTGERPRFVAASVGPYGAMLADGSEYRGRYGLSVAELEAFHRPRLDVLVEAGPDVLALETVPDADEAEALLRIVRGAGVPVWLSYSVAEGRTRAGQPLEEAFALATEAEEVVAVGVNCCAPEDADEAVRVAARVTGRPVVVYPNSGERWDAVARGWRGESTFGADRVDGWCGAGARLIGGCCRVGPDGVSAIAGTLASRRT, from the coding sequence ATGATCCGCAGCACCGCGTTCACCGAGGCGCTCGCCGCCGGCCCGCTCGTCCTCGACGGCGGGATGTCGAACCAGTTGGAGGCGGCCGGGCACGACCTGAGCGACGAGCTCTGGTCGGCCCGGCTGCTCGCCGAGGACCCGGCCGCGATCGTCGCCGCGCACCGGGCGTACTACGCGGCGGGCGCGGACGTCGCCATCACCGCGAGCTATCAGGCCACGTTCGAGGGGTTCGCGCGGCGCGGGGTCGGACGGGAGCGGGCCGGTGAACTCATCGCGTCCAGCGTCCGGCTGGCCCGGGAAGCGGCCGACGCGGAGCCCCGGACCGGGGAGCGGCCGCGGTTCGTCGCCGCGTCCGTCGGGCCGTACGGGGCGATGCTGGCGGACGGGTCCGAGTACCGGGGGCGCTACGGGTTGAGCGTCGCCGAACTGGAGGCGTTCCACCGGCCGCGGCTCGACGTGCTCGTGGAGGCGGGGCCGGACGTGCTCGCGCTGGAGACGGTGCCGGACGCGGACGAGGCGGAGGCCTTGCTGCGGATCGTGCGCGGGGCGGGGGTGCCGGTCTGGCTGTCGTACAGCGTCGCCGAGGGGCGCACGCGGGCCGGGCAGCCGCTGGAGGAGGCGTTCGCGCTCGCCACGGAGGCCGAGGAGGTCGTGGCCGTCGGGGTCAACTGCTGCGCGCCCGAGGACGCGGACGAGGCGGTACGGGTCGCTGCTCGGGTCACCGGGAGGCCCGTCGTCGTGTATCCCAACAGTGGGGAGCGGTGGGACGCCGTGGCCCGGGGCTGGCGCGGGGAGTCGACGTTCGGGGCGGACCGGGTGGACGGCTGGTGCGGGGCGGGGGCCCGTCTGATCGGGGGCTGTTGCCGGGTGGGCCCGGACGGCGTCTCCGCGATCGCCGGGACGCTGGCGTCGCGCCGGACGTGA
- a CDS encoding FAD-dependent oxidoreductase, translating to MRPIDESTVPEWDADAEVVIAGYGVAGAAAAVAAAQQGAEVLVLERAGGWGGAAALSGGFIYLGGGTALQRACGYDDTPANMAAFLTAALGPGGDPHKIRLYSEGSPEHYDWLTGTCGVAFRPAFFGEPAWEAYGDEGLMYSGGENAHPFTAIADPAPRGHLPCAGPLTGAPNGEQGRGRLLMEPLVRTASRLGVTARYDTRVDGLVVAADGRVCGVRARSFGRTLHVRARRGVILTTGSFTYDEAMVGAHTPRLSGRPGAAVEEHDGISIRLGQALGAQVSHLDACEVAVGVDPQHLIRGIVVNAHGQRFINEDTYAGRIGQASLLHQGNGCWLVLDETGFEEADAATRAAEQLRTSPTVVAETPTELASAMGLPEGALESTLDLYNRHAEQGRDPVHHKAAAWLRPLKGPLGAVDLSPRTAGFALGGLTTDTEGRVLHVDGSPLPGLYAAGRATTGIATGGYASGASLGDGTFFGRRAGHEAARR from the coding sequence ATGCGGCCGATCGACGAGAGCACGGTTCCGGAATGGGACGCCGACGCGGAGGTGGTGATCGCCGGGTACGGCGTCGCCGGCGCCGCGGCCGCGGTCGCCGCCGCGCAGCAGGGCGCCGAGGTCCTCGTCCTCGAACGCGCCGGCGGCTGGGGCGGGGCAGCCGCGCTGTCCGGCGGATTCATCTACCTCGGCGGCGGCACCGCGCTCCAGCGGGCCTGCGGCTACGACGACACCCCCGCGAACATGGCCGCGTTCCTCACCGCCGCGCTCGGCCCCGGTGGCGACCCGCACAAGATCCGCCTCTACAGCGAGGGCAGCCCCGAGCACTACGACTGGCTCACCGGCACCTGCGGAGTGGCCTTCCGCCCCGCGTTCTTCGGCGAGCCGGCCTGGGAGGCGTACGGCGACGAGGGCCTCATGTACTCGGGCGGCGAGAACGCCCACCCGTTCACCGCGATCGCCGACCCGGCGCCTCGCGGCCACCTGCCCTGCGCGGGGCCGCTCACCGGCGCCCCGAACGGGGAACAGGGCCGGGGCCGGCTCCTCATGGAACCCCTCGTGCGCACCGCGTCCCGGCTCGGCGTCACCGCCCGCTACGACACCCGCGTCGACGGACTGGTCGTCGCCGCCGACGGCCGGGTGTGCGGAGTGCGGGCCCGCTCCTTCGGCCGCACCCTCCACGTCCGCGCCCGGCGCGGCGTCATCCTCACCACCGGGTCCTTCACCTACGACGAGGCCATGGTCGGCGCGCACACGCCCCGGCTCAGCGGGCGGCCCGGCGCGGCCGTCGAGGAGCACGACGGCATCTCCATCCGGCTCGGCCAGGCGCTCGGCGCGCAGGTCAGCCATCTCGACGCCTGCGAGGTCGCCGTCGGCGTCGACCCGCAGCACCTGATCCGGGGCATCGTCGTGAACGCCCACGGGCAGCGGTTCATCAACGAGGACACCTACGCGGGCCGCATCGGCCAGGCATCCCTGCTCCACCAGGGCAACGGCTGCTGGCTCGTCCTCGACGAGACCGGATTCGAGGAGGCCGACGCCGCCACGCGGGCCGCCGAACAACTGCGTACGTCCCCCACGGTCGTCGCCGAGACACCCACCGAGCTGGCCTCCGCCATGGGCCTGCCCGAAGGCGCCCTCGAATCGACCCTCGACCTCTACAACCGCCACGCCGAGCAGGGCCGCGACCCCGTCCACCACAAGGCGGCGGCCTGGCTGCGCCCCCTGAAGGGCCCGCTCGGCGCGGTCGACCTGAGCCCCCGTACGGCCGGCTTCGCGCTGGGCGGCCTGACCACCGACACGGAGGGCCGCGTCCTCCACGTCGACGGCAGCCCCCTCCCCGGCCTCTACGCCGCCGGCCGCGCCACCACCGGCATCGCCACGGGCGGCTACGCCAGCGGGGCCTCCCTCGGCGACGGCACCTTCTTCGGCCGCCGCGCCGGCCACGAGGCGGCGCGACGGTAG
- a CDS encoding ThuA domain-containing protein produces MPTILVHTRTTGYRHASIPHGVRALRDLGFGVRHAEDPDEFADALGQRPGAVVFVSTTGEVLTDAGRERLAAYVDGGGGFVGVHAAACAEYGWPYFGELLGARFAGHPAYQPGRVLVTDRSHPATRHLPPVWNWTDEWYDFDADPARDPAVGVLARADESSYTGAGTGPAHPLIWCRHQGAGRVFYTSLGHAPSAYEDPAFRTHLAAAVTWAARADS; encoded by the coding sequence GGCGTCCGGGCGCTGCGCGACCTCGGGTTCGGGGTACGGCACGCCGAGGACCCCGACGAGTTCGCCGACGCGCTCGGGCAGCGGCCCGGCGCGGTCGTCTTCGTGTCCACCACCGGGGAGGTGCTGACGGACGCGGGGCGGGAGCGGCTCGCGGCGTACGTCGACGGGGGCGGGGGGTTCGTGGGGGTGCACGCGGCGGCCTGTGCGGAGTACGGGTGGCCGTACTTCGGGGAGCTGCTGGGCGCCCGCTTCGCCGGGCACCCGGCGTACCAGCCGGGCCGCGTCCTCGTCACCGACCGCTCCCACCCCGCGACGCGTCACCTTCCTCCCGTCTGGAACTGGACGGACGAGTGGTACGACTTCGACGCGGACCCCGCGCGCGATCCGGCCGTCGGCGTCCTGGCCCGCGCGGACGAGTCCTCCTACACCGGCGCCGGTACGGGACCCGCGCACCCCCTCATCTGGTGCCGCCACCAAGGCGCGGGCCGCGTCTTCTACACCTCCCTGGGCCACGCCCCCTCCGCCTACGAGGACCCGGCTTTCCGCACGCATCTGGCGGCGGCGGTGACCTGGGCGGCCCGAGCCGACTCCTAG